A region from the Pseudomonas sp. Teo4 genome encodes:
- the motA gene encoding flagellar motor stator protein MotA, which produces MLIVLGLFVALASVFGGFVLSGGSLGPLYQPTELLMIGGAAIGAFIAANNGKAIRATLGAVSTFRRSAGYDKSFYMDLLAMMYNLLGKARRESLLAVERDIDNPRESPIFSQYPKLLDDPLVLNFIVDYLRLLISLSVQAHELDELMQHEIEEFEHEAHLPADALYKISDGLPAFGIVAAVLGVVKALSAVNVGPDMMGLMIAHALVGTFLGIYLAYGVVAPLASRIERQTGESTKMLHCLRITLLGHVQGIPPQLAVEFARKALHSSERPTADELENHVRGGAGQPSLATA; this is translated from the coding sequence GTGCTTATTGTATTGGGACTGTTTGTGGCGCTGGCCTCGGTATTCGGTGGTTTCGTACTGTCCGGTGGCAGCCTGGGGCCTTTGTATCAACCCACTGAACTGCTGATGATCGGCGGGGCGGCGATCGGCGCGTTCATCGCGGCGAACAATGGCAAGGCCATTCGCGCGACCCTGGGCGCGGTCTCGACCTTCAGGCGCAGCGCCGGCTACGACAAATCCTTCTACATGGACCTGCTGGCCATGATGTACAACCTGCTGGGCAAGGCCCGGCGGGAAAGCCTGCTGGCGGTGGAGCGGGACATCGACAACCCGCGGGAAAGCCCGATTTTTTCCCAGTACCCCAAGCTGCTCGACGACCCGTTGGTGCTCAACTTCATCGTCGACTACCTGCGCCTGCTCATCAGCCTGTCGGTTCAGGCCCATGAGCTGGACGAGTTGATGCAGCACGAGATCGAGGAATTCGAGCATGAGGCGCACCTGCCCGCCGATGCGCTGTACAAGATCAGCGATGGGCTGCCGGCCTTCGGCATCGTTGCCGCGGTGCTGGGGGTGGTCAAGGCCCTGAGTGCGGTCAATGTCGGCCCTGACATGATGGGCCTGATGATCGCCCATGCGTTGGTCGGCACCTTCCTCGGTATCTACCTGGCCTATGGTGTCGTCGCCCCCCTGGCCAGTCGCATCGAGCGGCAGACCGGCGAATCCACCAAGATGCTGCACTGCCTGCGCATAACCTTGCTGGGCCATGTGCAGGGCATTCCCCCGCAATTGGCCGTGGAGTTCGCCCGCAAGGCGCTGCACAGCAGTGAAAGGCCCACCGCCGATGAGCTGGAAAACCATGTGCGGGGCGGTGCCGGTCAACCGAGCCTGGCGACAGCATGA
- the motB gene encoding flagellar motor protein MotB, whose translation MSEQPIIIRRKKKAAKGHHGGAWKIAFADFMTALMALFLVLWVLSNAGKGDKEAIAQYFSTPLLVALAHGDKSSASTSAIPGGGTDPNVSQGERVRKPPRSSRLSSEERRHLQALKQRLEDAVERDPKLRELKQQIAIELSPEGLRVQLLDTDKRPMFELGSAKVAPYMSQLLRTFAPVLNELRNRIQISGHTDSHPYAGGEATYSNWELSADRAKASRQELVAGGLDPDKLLRVSGMSDRIRLRGAGPYDAANRRIEIIVLDSQVAQRILDQDEYGIQAPPGSDHEPVSAPAQTPQ comes from the coding sequence ATGAGTGAGCAGCCGATCATCATTCGACGCAAGAAAAAGGCCGCCAAGGGGCACCACGGCGGGGCCTGGAAAATCGCCTTCGCTGATTTCATGACGGCGCTCATGGCGCTGTTTCTGGTGCTATGGGTGCTTTCCAATGCCGGCAAGGGCGACAAGGAGGCCATCGCCCAGTACTTCAGCACGCCGTTGCTGGTAGCCCTTGCCCATGGTGACAAGAGCAGCGCCAGCACCAGCGCGATTCCCGGTGGTGGTACCGACCCTAACGTGTCGCAGGGCGAAAGGGTCCGTAAACCTCCGCGATCCAGCCGTTTGTCCAGCGAGGAACGACGTCACCTGCAAGCGCTCAAGCAACGGCTGGAAGATGCCGTGGAGCGCGACCCGAAGCTGCGCGAGCTGAAGCAGCAGATCGCCATCGAGTTGAGCCCGGAAGGCCTGCGCGTGCAATTGCTGGATACCGACAAGCGCCCCATGTTCGAGCTGGGCAGTGCGAAGGTGGCGCCGTACATGAGCCAGTTGCTGCGCACGTTCGCCCCGGTGCTCAATGAACTGCGTAACCGGATTCAGATCAGCGGCCATACCGACAGCCATCCCTATGCGGGCGGCGAAGCGACTTACAGCAACTGGGAGTTGTCTGCCGATCGCGCCAAGGCTTCGCGCCAGGAACTGGTGGCGGGCGGGCTCGACCCGGACAAACTGTTGCGGGTCTCGGGCATGTCCGACCGTATTCGCTTGCGCGGGGCCGGGCCGTATGACGCGGCCAATCGGCGGATCGAGATCATCGTCCTCGACAGCCAGGTCGCTCAGCGCATCCTAGACCAGGACGAGTACGGCATTCAGGCGCCTCCTGGCAGCGACCACGAGCCTGTCAGTGCCCCAGCGCAAACCCCGCAATAG